In the Methyloterricola oryzae genome, CGCATGGTGGGTCACCACCACCGTCTTTCCGTCAAAGGGCTGGTCCAACTGGTTCACCAGCCAGCGTCTGGATTTTCTGTGCAGCTGGGAGTACTCGGAGAAGGTCAATGGATTGCCGTGAAAGCGTATGCGGCGGAAATCGTTGACCTGCCTCTGCAAATCCTCGAGCCGGTCATTTTCCTCTCCCCCCAGTTCTGTCCACAGCGAGCAACCCAGAAAGCGGGTCTCGCCGACTACCAGGGTCTCGCACTCCAGGAAGTGAACGAGGGAATGCTCGGCGCCACGACGCAGCGCATCGACCATTGCGTGGTACTCCTGGCCGTAGAATTCGTGATTGCCGGCGATATACACCACAGGGCGTTCAAGGCTCTGCAGCCATTTCAGCCCTTGGGTGCCTACGCCGATGTCACCCGCCGCGACGATGATGTCGGCATCCGTGTCGGGTC is a window encoding:
- a CDS encoding metallophosphoesterase; amino-acid sequence: MRIQYFSDIHLEFGTLARPDTDADIIVAAGDIGVGTQGLKWLQSLERPVVYIAGNHEFYGQEYHAMVDALRRGAEHSLVHFLECETLVVGETRFLGCSLWTELGGEENDRLEDLQRQVNDFRRIRFHGNPLTFSEYSQLHRKSRRWLVNQLDQPFDGKTVVVTHHAPTPWSWHESPTSIKRFAYCNDLKEFFHTYEIAAWFHGHTHVVSDYRCSGARVLCNPRGYFPEHLVGEFDPRRIVDI